A DNA window from Pseudoalteromonas marina contains the following coding sequences:
- a CDS encoding LysE family translocator, with protein sequence MIDSAALAVFIPTFFFVSITPGMCMTLAMTLGMSIGVRRTLWMMIGELLGVASVAIAAVLGVASVMLNYPDAFAILKWVGGAYLIYIGINMWRAKGKMSVNTHSPSDVSRQSLFTQGFITAVANPKGWAFMISLLPPFINVDQAVAPQLFILLSVIMITEFVSMLAYATGGKSLRLFLARGDNIKWMNRIAGSLMMLVGVWLALD encoded by the coding sequence ATGATTGATTCAGCAGCACTGGCAGTTTTTATTCCTACCTTCTTTTTTGTATCTATCACACCGGGTATGTGTATGACCCTTGCCATGACATTAGGTATGAGCATCGGTGTGCGCCGCACCTTGTGGATGATGATAGGTGAGTTATTGGGAGTTGCTAGTGTAGCTATTGCGGCGGTACTTGGGGTTGCAAGTGTCATGCTAAATTATCCTGATGCGTTCGCTATTTTAAAATGGGTCGGTGGTGCCTACTTAATTTATATAGGTATAAATATGTGGCGCGCCAAAGGTAAAATGTCGGTTAATACACATAGCCCAAGTGATGTAAGTAGGCAGTCGCTTTTTACGCAAGGGTTTATTACCGCTGTTGCTAACCCAAAAGGGTGGGCGTTTATGATTTCACTATTGCCGCCGTTTATTAATGTTGACCAGGCTGTTGCGCCACAGTTATTTATTTTACTTAGCGTAATTATGATAACCGAATTTGTAAGTATGTTAGCGTATGCAACAGGTGGTAAAAGCCTTCGCTTGTTTTTAGCCCGAGGCGATAATATTAAATGGATGAACCGAATTGCAGGCAGTTTAATGATGCTTGTAGGTGTTTGGTTAGCCTTAGATTAA
- the uvrA gene encoding excinuclease ABC subunit UvrA: MATTFNSSGAIEHSQLALLNTEHSIQVRGARVHNLKNVDVNLPRNSLVVFTGISGSGKSSLAFGTLFAESQHRYLDSVSPYARRLIDQVDEPDVDSIEGLPPAVAMQQQRGAPSVRSSVGSVTTISNALRMLYSRAGEYPKGQSILYADAFSPNTPEGACPQCSGIGRTFEVTEQLLVPDNTKTIREGAIEAWPPAWQGKNLSRILVSLGYDIDIPWYELPQKARDWILFSDDTPTVPVYPDYTILEVKNAIKNGEKPRYKGTFTSAKRFVLKSFATTQSPRIKKRVSQFMQISPCQSCKGKKLKKESLSVKVAGLDIGEISQLTLNELADKLRFAANPPAKSNATHPEKAIVAKRITSDIIKRIESLTKLGLGYLSLDRTTPSLSPGELQRLRLATQLRSKLFGVVYVLDEPSAGLHPADTQALLSALDELIAAGNSVFVVEHDVSVIRHADWVVDVGPNAGSHGGNIVYSGPVEGLKQISSSHTSQYLFKNNQTQQAPIQNKQRQPKAWLALKNVERNNLQKLNVEFPLGVITSVTGVSGSGKSSLVSQALVDLVYDALGQKSQPQMPTDEAELLEQELNVATGGQITLGIEYIKRLITVDQKAIGRTPRSNLATYTGLFDQVRKLFANTTEAKKRKYDAGRFSFNVKKGRCENCEGVGFVSVELLFLPSVYSPCPVCNGKRYNQKTLDITYKEKTIADVLNLTVESAHTFFTDEPAILRALNALLQVGLGYLRLGQPATELSGGEAQRIKLATELQRTQRGDTLYILDEPTTGLHPKDVAMLMAQLNGLVDAGNTVIMVEHDMQVASNSDWVIDIGPGAGDEGGVIVAQGKPERVAESQKSKTAPFLKAQSNHAGSN, encoded by the coding sequence CTATGCACGCAGGTTAATCGATCAGGTTGACGAACCCGACGTAGATTCAATTGAAGGGCTGCCACCAGCAGTAGCAATGCAGCAACAGCGCGGTGCGCCTTCTGTTCGTTCATCGGTTGGCAGCGTAACCACTATTTCTAACGCGCTGCGAATGCTTTACTCACGCGCTGGAGAATACCCTAAAGGGCAGAGCATTTTGTATGCCGATGCGTTTTCTCCAAATACCCCCGAAGGTGCATGCCCACAATGTTCGGGCATTGGACGCACTTTTGAGGTAACCGAACAACTACTTGTGCCCGACAATACAAAAACGATACGCGAAGGCGCAATAGAAGCTTGGCCACCAGCATGGCAAGGTAAAAACTTAAGCCGCATACTGGTATCACTTGGTTACGACATCGACATACCATGGTATGAGTTACCGCAAAAAGCACGCGATTGGATTTTATTTTCAGACGACACCCCCACTGTGCCTGTTTATCCAGACTACACTATTTTAGAGGTTAAAAACGCCATTAAAAATGGCGAAAAACCTCGCTATAAAGGTACTTTTACCAGTGCTAAGCGCTTTGTTCTTAAATCTTTTGCTACAACACAAAGTCCTCGTATTAAAAAACGAGTGTCGCAGTTTATGCAAATATCCCCATGCCAAAGCTGTAAAGGTAAAAAGCTTAAAAAAGAGTCGTTATCGGTTAAAGTCGCAGGCCTTGATATAGGCGAAATTTCGCAGTTAACATTGAACGAACTTGCAGATAAATTAAGATTTGCCGCTAATCCACCTGCTAAAAGTAACGCTACACACCCAGAAAAAGCCATCGTCGCTAAGCGTATTACAAGTGATATTATTAAACGTATAGAATCATTAACTAAACTTGGCCTAGGGTATTTATCACTTGATCGTACCACCCCATCGCTATCGCCAGGGGAGTTACAACGTTTGCGGCTAGCAACGCAACTTCGCTCAAAATTATTTGGTGTTGTGTATGTGTTAGATGAACCTTCGGCAGGTTTACACCCTGCCGATACACAAGCACTTTTAAGCGCATTAGATGAACTAATAGCTGCTGGTAACTCTGTATTTGTGGTTGAGCACGACGTAAGTGTTATTCGACATGCCGATTGGGTAGTCGATGTTGGGCCAAATGCGGGCTCCCATGGCGGTAACATAGTTTATAGCGGCCCCGTTGAAGGCTTAAAGCAAATTAGTAGCTCACACACTAGCCAGTATTTATTTAAAAATAACCAAACCCAGCAGGCACCCATACAAAACAAGCAGCGCCAACCTAAAGCGTGGCTAGCGCTTAAAAATGTTGAACGTAATAACTTACAAAAGCTTAATGTAGAATTTCCGCTTGGGGTTATTACAAGTGTTACAGGGGTATCTGGCTCAGGTAAATCAAGCTTAGTTAGCCAAGCACTTGTTGACCTGGTTTACGATGCACTTGGGCAAAAATCGCAGCCACAAATGCCAACCGACGAAGCAGAGTTACTCGAGCAAGAGCTCAACGTAGCAACCGGCGGGCAAATAACTCTGGGCATTGAGTACATAAAGCGCCTAATTACGGTTGATCAAAAAGCCATTGGCCGCACACCTCGCTCAAACCTTGCAACGTACACGGGCTTATTCGATCAAGTACGTAAACTGTTTGCAAACACCACTGAGGCAAAAAAGCGAAAATACGATGCCGGTCGCTTTTCGTTTAATGTTAAAAAAGGCCGCTGCGAAAACTGCGAAGGCGTAGGCTTTGTAAGCGTAGAGCTGTTATTTTTACCCAGCGTGTATTCACCTTGCCCTGTGTGTAATGGCAAACGCTATAACCAAAAAACACTCGATATTACCTACAAAGAGAAAACCATTGCCGATGTGCTTAATTTAACCGTTGAGTCAGCGCATACATTTTTTACCGATGAACCCGCTATTTTGCGCGCGCTCAATGCGCTTTTACAAGTGGGCCTTGGCTATTTACGTTTAGGGCAACCTGCTACTGAACTTTCGGGCGGCGAGGCACAACGTATTAAACTTGCCACTGAACTACAACGTACACAGCGTGGCGATACGCTTTATATTTTAGATGAGCCAACCACAGGCCTACACCCAAAAGATGTAGCCATGCTAATGGCGCAGTTAAATGGCTTAGTTGATGCTGGCAACACCGTCATTATGGTTGAGCACGATATGCAAGTAGCCAGTAACAGTGATTGGGTTATTGATATTGGCCCAGGAGCTGGCGACGAAGGCGGGGTAATAGTTGCACAAGGAAAACCTGAAAGGGTCGCTGAATCACAAAAAAGTAAAACGGCACCATTTTTAAAAGCGCAGTCAAATCACGCAGGTTCTAATTAA
- a CDS encoding alpha/beta hydrolase family protein has protein sequence MNAFRLLVAFICCVVLLPFSHAEQGYQTPSPDLAAVVDAKLAPTSYLSSDGQWLALFERRRVVSLDELAIEELKLAGIKLNPANFSRTRVRANFSAVELKHVQSGTVININNLPNGIIRSPKWSSNSKYLAFIVEQTNEANLWLYSVESKQAKMLSSAALNSVLTASPYQWLPDSTAIIANLAVNVGKPRLENNSQNVVPVIQQSTGEKAPARTYQNLLTSPFDEAQFKFFGQGQLAYITLDGKAQAIGSPALFKSFSVSPDSTNILVAGINEPFSYQVPYSRFATTWQIWGMRGFALAELAKQPLADNIPQGYDSVRTGRRNFEWRADQGAEVIWAEAQDGGDMKTDVPHHDYIYSLRAPFKREPKLFAKVERRYAGMEWANNDIAMLSDWRFSDRQLRTYVIQPRNADSNRVLFSERSYNDAYKDPGNAIYERNDLGANVIKVVGGRYIYLRGNGASEQGNIPFLDRYDVKTNSSKRLWQSKAPYYERVRALLDDEGERFITVRESKTEQPNFFIRDLDDDSLTQLTQFEHPYPAFKGVTKDQVRYTRDDGVELSGTLYLPPGYDKTQGTLPVLMWAYPLEYKDKAVASQVRESPYEFTYIGYWGPMPYLAKGIAVFDDPKMPIVGVDGSEPNDHFRKQLVSSAKAAVDVLVEKGVADKDKIAIAGHSYGAFMVANLLAHSDLFKTGIARSGAYNRTLTPFGFQGEERDFWQAQSVYANMSPFFHAEKINEPMLMIHGKEDPNSGTFPMQSERMYAALKGLGKDARLVMLPYEAHGYRARKSLLHVLWEQEQWLDKYLLNDTPQPVEVVSEPAVNTQQ, from the coding sequence ATGAACGCTTTTAGGCTGTTAGTTGCCTTTATTTGTTGTGTTGTATTACTACCATTTAGTCATGCAGAGCAGGGCTACCAAACTCCTTCGCCTGATTTAGCGGCAGTGGTAGATGCTAAATTGGCGCCCACAAGTTACTTATCAAGTGATGGTCAGTGGCTTGCGCTATTTGAACGCAGGCGTGTTGTATCGCTTGATGAGCTTGCAATTGAAGAGTTAAAGCTTGCGGGGATTAAACTAAACCCGGCTAATTTTTCACGCACACGGGTGCGCGCAAATTTTAGTGCTGTAGAACTTAAACATGTGCAAAGTGGCACTGTTATTAATATTAATAACTTACCAAATGGTATTATTCGCTCGCCTAAGTGGTCTTCTAATAGCAAATACTTAGCGTTTATTGTTGAACAAACAAACGAAGCAAATTTATGGCTTTATAGTGTTGAAAGTAAACAAGCAAAAATGCTATCGAGTGCTGCGTTAAATTCAGTTTTAACGGCATCGCCATACCAATGGTTACCAGACAGCACAGCCATTATTGCAAACCTTGCTGTAAATGTTGGTAAACCACGGCTAGAAAACAACAGTCAAAATGTTGTGCCAGTTATTCAGCAAAGCACTGGCGAAAAAGCCCCTGCACGCACGTATCAAAATTTATTAACGAGCCCATTTGATGAAGCTCAATTTAAGTTTTTTGGTCAAGGCCAGTTGGCTTACATTACTCTTGATGGAAAAGCTCAAGCTATTGGCAGTCCTGCACTTTTTAAATCGTTTTCGGTGTCGCCCGACTCGACTAATATTTTGGTGGCGGGAATTAACGAGCCGTTTTCGTATCAAGTGCCTTACAGCCGCTTTGCGACAACGTGGCAAATATGGGGTATGCGCGGTTTTGCATTAGCCGAGCTTGCTAAGCAACCTTTGGCCGATAATATTCCACAAGGTTACGACAGTGTGCGTACAGGAAGACGTAATTTTGAATGGCGAGCAGATCAGGGTGCTGAAGTTATTTGGGCAGAAGCGCAAGATGGCGGCGACATGAAAACTGACGTGCCACACCATGATTACATTTATAGCTTACGTGCGCCGTTTAAACGCGAGCCAAAGTTATTTGCAAAAGTAGAACGTCGTTATGCGGGTATGGAGTGGGCTAATAACGACATTGCTATGCTTAGCGATTGGCGCTTCAGCGACCGTCAATTACGCACGTATGTAATACAGCCGCGTAATGCAGATAGTAACCGTGTGCTGTTTTCAGAGCGTAGTTATAACGATGCTTATAAAGACCCTGGTAATGCTATTTACGAGCGTAACGATTTAGGCGCTAACGTAATTAAAGTGGTTGGTGGGCGTTATATTTACCTGCGCGGCAATGGCGCGTCAGAACAAGGTAACATCCCGTTTTTAGACAGGTACGATGTAAAAACAAATAGTAGCAAGCGTTTATGGCAATCTAAAGCGCCTTATTACGAGCGTGTAAGGGCGCTGCTTGATGACGAAGGCGAACGCTTTATTACTGTTCGTGAGTCTAAAACTGAGCAGCCTAACTTTTTTATTCGTGATTTAGATGACGATTCGTTAACCCAACTAACGCAATTTGAACACCCATACCCTGCTTTTAAAGGTGTAACAAAAGACCAAGTGCGTTATACGCGCGACGACGGTGTTGAGCTTTCTGGCACATTATATTTACCACCAGGGTACGACAAAACACAAGGCACTTTGCCTGTGCTTATGTGGGCTTACCCGCTTGAATACAAAGACAAAGCAGTAGCGTCGCAAGTTCGCGAGTCGCCTTACGAGTTTACGTATATTGGTTACTGGGGCCCAATGCCGTACCTTGCCAAAGGTATTGCCGTGTTTGACGATCCTAAAATGCCGATTGTAGGTGTTGATGGTAGTGAGCCAAATGATCACTTCAGAAAACAGCTGGTTTCTAGCGCCAAAGCAGCAGTAGATGTATTGGTTGAAAAGGGGGTTGCTGATAAAGACAAAATAGCCATAGCAGGGCACTCATACGGTGCATTTATGGTTGCTAACTTATTGGCGCATAGTGATTTATTTAAAACAGGTATTGCTCGAAGTGGTGCGTATAACCGTACGTTAACACCGTTTGGTTTTCAGGGGGAAGAACGTGATTTTTGGCAGGCGCAAAGTGTATACGCTAATATGTCGCCGTTTTTTCACGCCGAAAAAATCAATGAGCCAATGCTCATGATACACGGTAAAGAGGATCCTAATTCAGGCACTTTTCCAATGCAAAGTGAGCGAATGTATGCCGCGCTTAAAGGCTTAGGAAAAGATGCCCGTTTAGTTATGCTGCCTTACGAAGCTCATGGCTACCGCGCACGTAAAAGCTTATTACATGTATTGTGGGAGCAAGAGCAGTGGTTAGATAAGTATTTGTTAAATGATACACCACAGCCAGTAGAGGTCGTTAGCGAGCCTGCTGTTAATACCCAGCAATAA